The genomic region ATCCGCTGGTTGTAGCGGTAATGGCCGGGCAGCGCACCCTTGAAGGCACCGAGGAAATGCGGGTCGGCCTCCCAGGACACGGTGATCGGGTCGCCGATGATACGCGCGGCGATGTCCACTTTCGGGTAGATCTTCTTCAGTGCGTCCAGCGCCAGCTTGACCCGCTTGTCGATAGGCTGCGGGAGCATTTTCAGCGCGTCGCTCATCCACGAGTAGGACAGGCAGATCACCCCCGGCTTGTCGTCGCCGTTGTCGAACAGGTAGGTGCCGCGCGTCAGGCGATCGGTGAGGGTCATGCTCATCAGGTCGCGACCGGTCTCTGGGTCCTTGTCCTTCCAGAACGGTCGGTCGACCATGACGAAGGTCTTCGATGACTGCATGTAGCGGGTGCGGTCGAGGGCCATCCACATCTTCTGCGAAAACAGCGATTCCTCGCACTCGATCTGGGTGGTCAGCAGCCAGCTCTGGCAGGTGGTGAGCACGGCGGCGTAGTGGCGGGTGTCGCCCCAGTTGTCGGTCACGGCGAAGCGCCCGTCGGCGGCACGGGCAATGCGTTTCACCCCGGTGCGTGGTGCGCCGTGGTGCAGTGAACTGAGGCTGGTGCCGGCCGGCCAGTGGGCGCAGCGCTCGGGGACATGGCGCCAGATGCCCAGCGGCACCTGCACGACGCCGCCGACCACCAGGTGCTGGTGATCGTCGCAGTTGGTCATGACCACGCGGAAGATTTCCAGCATCGAGTTGGGGAAGTCCGAGTCCCAGCCGCCGGTACCGAAACCGACCTGGCCAAACACTTCGCGGTGATGGAAGGACAGCTTGGCGAAGGCTTTCGAGGTGGCGACGAAGTCATAGAAGGTGCGGTCGTCCCACAGTGGCACCAGGGTGTTCCACAGTTCTTTCAGGCGCGGTACATCGCGGTCGCGGATGGCCTGCTGGATATCGCCGAAACGCGAGCCGTCCTCCAGGGCATCGGCCCAGGCGTCGGCGACTTCCTGGAACAACGCCGGCAGGTCGGCGAGCTTTTCCGCGTAGTGGGTTTGCCCTTCGAGGTCGATCACCGTGCTGCCGGAGGCTGGGGTCAGCGGGTTGGGGAAGGGTTTGGTTTCCAGGCCGAGCTTGTCGACATAGTGATAGAACGCAGTGGACGAGACCGGAAAGCGCATCCCGCCCAGCTCGGCGATGATGCCCTTGGCGCCTTCGAACTCCTGGGAGCGCAGGCGGCCGCCCATCTTCGAGGCTTCGTATACCACTGGCTTGAGGCCCAGCTTCATCAATTCGTAGGCGGCTACCAGTCCCGCGATACCGGCGCCGACGATGGCGACTTCGGCGCCATGGTTTTCCACAGGAATACTGCCCAGTCCGGCCGGGTGCTCGATCCAGTCATCAAAGGCGAAAGGAAAGTCGGGGCCGAAAATGGTCACCGGTTTTTTACCGTCGACTGGGTGGCGATTCTTCTTGTTCATGGCGGACCTTGCTGGCGACCCCTGCCGGAAACGTTACCCGACAGAAGTATAATTAGGAAAAGACTGACGCCATTGTAGGCAGCGGGGAGTACGTAAATAAGACGCAGAGTGTCGTCGTTTTGCTGGTCTTCGATGCTTTATGACGAGAGCATTGGCTATTGTGTAGCAGGGGTGTCGACCCATTCGCGGGCTGGCCTGCTCCCACAGGGTTGATGTCGTATGCAAGACTTTGGTTTGAGCCGGCCCCTTGTGGGAGCGGGCTTGCTCGCGAATGTGGGCGTCAGGGAAGAAACAAAAACAGGAACCGGATTAGAGCGGTTGGCCTCGATCCACCTTGCTACTGAGAATGATCGAGGTTGTGGTCTTCTCAACGCCCTCGACGCTGCCGATCTGGTCGAGCAACTGATCCAGTTGCTCCGGCGAATCACTGCGCAACCATGCCACGTAGTCGAATTCCCCGCTCACCGCACAGAGCTGCTGGATCTGCGCCATGGCGCTGAGCCTGCGCACCACATCCTTGCCGGAGCGCGGCTGCACCGTGATCCCGACATAGGCCTGCAAGCCGCCATCGACCACCCGCTGGCCGAGACGAACGCCATAACCGGTAATCACCTTGGCCTTTTCCAGCCGTGCCAGCCGCGAGGTCACCGTCGTGCGGGCGATGCCCAACTGCCGAGCGAGCATCGCCACGCTTTCGCGGGCATTGATCTGCAAAGCAGCGATCAGTTGTCGGTCGATTTCGTCGAGGGTGATACGGCTGTCAGGCACGGTGCTGCTCCGTCGGTGAGGCGTGCTCACATTATTGGTCGAGTTGATCCGCGGCGTGCAGGCCAGGGATCTGATAGCGAGTACTGCGCCCACCGCCGGGAAGGCGGATCAGG from Pseudomonas asplenii harbors:
- a CDS encoding flavin monoamine oxidase family protein, coding for MNKKNRHPVDGKKPVTIFGPDFPFAFDDWIEHPAGLGSIPVENHGAEVAIVGAGIAGLVAAYELMKLGLKPVVYEASKMGGRLRSQEFEGAKGIIAELGGMRFPVSSTAFYHYVDKLGLETKPFPNPLTPASGSTVIDLEGQTHYAEKLADLPALFQEVADAWADALEDGSRFGDIQQAIRDRDVPRLKELWNTLVPLWDDRTFYDFVATSKAFAKLSFHHREVFGQVGFGTGGWDSDFPNSMLEIFRVVMTNCDDHQHLVVGGVVQVPLGIWRHVPERCAHWPAGTSLSSLHHGAPRTGVKRIARAADGRFAVTDNWGDTRHYAAVLTTCQSWLLTTQIECEESLFSQKMWMALDRTRYMQSSKTFVMVDRPFWKDKDPETGRDLMSMTLTDRLTRGTYLFDNGDDKPGVICLSYSWMSDALKMLPQPIDKRVKLALDALKKIYPKVDIAARIIGDPITVSWEADPHFLGAFKGALPGHYRYNQRMYAHFMQADMPAEQRGIFIAGDDVSWTPAWVEGAVQTSLNAVWGIMNHFGGHTHAENPGPGDVFAEIGPIALAD
- a CDS encoding Lrp/AsnC family transcriptional regulator codes for the protein MPDSRITLDEIDRQLIAALQINARESVAMLARQLGIARTTVTSRLARLEKAKVITGYGVRLGQRVVDGGLQAYVGITVQPRSGKDVVRRLSAMAQIQQLCAVSGEFDYVAWLRSDSPEQLDQLLDQIGSVEGVEKTTTSIILSSKVDRGQPL